A window of Pan paniscus chromosome X, NHGRI_mPanPan1-v2.0_pri, whole genome shotgun sequence genomic DNA:
GTGAGTACTGCCGTGGGATAGAATACAGGCCAGGAATCCGCATTTCTCACATTTGGCCAGAAGGTGGTGCTGCTGCTTTATTTGAGTCAGGACTGCCCAGGCTCCTGGCTGCGGAGGCTGCTGGCGTTTATAGCATTTACAAACTGAGAGGCTGGGTTGGTTTGTAAAGGATAGAGGCAGAAGGGATATTTGCTCCAGCTCCAAAGTTGTTCATTGCTTCACAGCTTCTTTAATCTGATAGCCTCACCTTCAATGCCATATACCTGACAACGCATAAAAACAGGTTTCCACCATGAACAATTTGTCTGTTTCCAAATCTTCTTGATACTGGCTTTTGACCTCTAAACTTGTTTCTTGTTTACAGATTTTcttgcctcctgggctccctcCACACTATCCTGTGGCTGTGGCAGATATGTCAATACCCTTACATTCACTGCGATTCAACAATACAATGAGGGAGGAAAATATTGAGCCCCAAAACAAGCAGATGGCCTTCTGTAGACCAATGACAGAGACCAGAGCAGACGTACAGATTCTGCATTCTCATGTACAGTTGCCTATAGTCTCAACTTCAGCCTCAGACCCTGGAGGGACATCCACACAGTTGATGACATCTCCAGTCTTTGACACCATGTCTGCACCTCTAATGGGAGTACCAAACTCTGGAGCATTGTCCCCACCCCTAATGCCAGCCTCAGACTCTGGGGCACTTTCCCCATTGCTAATGCCAGCCTCAGACTCTGGGGCACTATCCCCATTGCTAATGCCAGCCTTAGATTCTGGAACATTGTCCCCATTGCTGTCCACTTCAGAGTATGGGGTAATGTCCCCAGGGATGATGACAATTCCTGATTTTGGAACGATGTCCGCAACGCTAATGGTAGCACCAGATTCTGCAGAGATATCACCATTGGCAACGCCAGCTCCATCCTCTGGAGCGGTGTGTACACCTATAATGAGCACTTCATCCTCTGAGGCAATGTCCACACCATTAATGCTAGCCCCAGATTCTGGAGAGATATCCCCAATTCTAATGCAAGATATGAATCCTGGAGTGATGTCTACACAGCCAGTGCCAGCTCCCAGCTCTGAGGCAATGTCCCCATTGCAAATTACAGATGAAGACACCGAAGCAATGTCCAAAGTGCTAATGACTGCTCTAGCCTCTGGAGAGATATCTTCGCTGCTAATGTCAGGCACGGACTCTGAAGCAATATCCTCACTGATAATGTCAGCTGTAGCTTCTGGAGGAACATCACCCCAGCCGACAAGCACCCAAAACTCTGGGGGAATACCTACCCCGCTCATGTCAGATCTAGACTCTGGAATAATGTCATCACTTTTAATGTCATCTCCAGGTTCTGAAGTAATGTCCACACTGCTACTGTCAGTCCCAGATGCTGGAGAAATGTCCACATTACCAAAGCCAGCTCCAGATGCTGAAGCAATGTCCCCAGCACTAATGACGGCCCTACCCTCTGGAGTGATGCCCACCCAAACGATGCCAGCCCCAGGCTCTGGGGTGATGTCCCCATGGTCAACACAAAATGTAGACTCTGAAATGATGTCTAATCCGCCAGTGAGAGCAACAGCCTCTGGGGTGATGTCTGCACCACCAGTAAGAGCTTTAGACTCTGGAGCAATGTCCACACCGCTAATGGGAGCCCCAGCCTCTGGAAATATGTCTACATTGCAAAAGACAGTTCCAGCCTCTGGAGCCATGACCACCTCACTGATGACACTCCCAAGCTCTGGAGTGATGTCCACAGAGCAAATGTCAGCCACAGCCTCTAGAGTAATGTCCGCACAGTTAACAATGGCCAAAACTTCTGGAGCAATGCCCACAGGCTCTATGAAAGCCGTGGCAAAACAACACAAGAGAGCCACAGCCTCTGGAAAGATGTCCACGCCACTGAGGAAAGATCCAACTTCTGGAGCAATGTCCACCCAACCAGTTATGGCAACAGCCTCTGAAACAATGTCCATGCCACAATTGACAGTCCCAGCCTCTGGATCAATGTCCATGCTGCAAATGAGAGCCCCTGTCTCTGAAGCAATGTCCATGCCACAAATGAGAACCATGGCCTCAGGATTGACATCTGCAGAACAGATGAAAGCCATGACTTCTGGAGCAATGTCCACCCCACTAATGACAGCCCAAACCTCTGGATCAACATCCACGCTGTTAATGagagacacagcctcaggagtgATGTCCTGTCCACAAATGAGATCTCTGGCCTCTGGAGCCTTGTCCAAGCCACTAATGACACCCAAAGCCTCAGGAACGATGTTCACGGAGAAAATGACAACCACAGCTTCTGAAGCAATGCCCACACTGCTAATGAGAGACACAGTTTCTGGAGCTCTGTCCATGCCGCAAATGACAGACACAGCCTCTGGAGGGTTGTCTGCATCGCTAATGAGAGACACAGCTTCTGGAGCAATGTCCACATCACAAATGACAGCCACAGTCTCTGGAGGGATGTCCATGCCACTAATGAGAGCTCAAGACCCAGGAGTAATGCCTGCCTCACTAATGAGAGCCAAAGCGTCTGGAAAGATGCTCAGTCAGCCAATGAGCACCCAAGATCCTGGAGGGATGTCCATGTCGCCCATGAGGTCCATGACCGCTGGAGGGATGCAGATGAATTCCCCAACCTCTGATGTGATGTCCACACCAACAGTGAGAGCCTGGACCTCTGAAACAATGTCCACACCACTAATGAGAACCTCAGACTCTGGAGAGAGGCCCTCACTGCTCACAAGAGCTTCATCCTCTGGAGAGATGTCCCTACCACTAATGAAAGCTCCAGCTTCTGGAGAGATAGCCACGCCTCTGAGATCCCCAGCTTATGGAGCCATGTCTGCTCCACAAATGACAGCCACAGCCTCTGGAATGATGTCATCCATGCCACAAGTGAAGGCTCCCATCTCTGGAACAATGTCCATGCCACTAACAAGATCCACAGCCTCTGGAGGGATGTCCATGCCACTGATGAGAGCCCCAGACTCTAGAGTGACATCCACATCACAAATGATGCCCACAGCTTCTGGAGACATGTGCACACTACCAGTGCGAGCCCCAGCCTCTGGAGGGGCGTCCTCACCACTAGTAAGAGCTCCAGCCTCTGGAACTATGTCCACACCACTAAGGAGACCCTCAGCCTGTGAAACTGTGTCCACAGAGTTAATGAGAGCTTCAGCCTCTGGACATATGTCCACTGCACAAACAACAGCCATGGTCTCTGGAGGGATGTCCAAGCCGTTAATGAGAGCCCCGGCCTCTGGAACAATGCCCATGCCTTTAATGTCAGCCATGGCTTCTGGAGAGATGTCTATGCCGCTAATGGAAACCATGGCCTCTGGAGCAACGTCCACATTGCAAAGCAGTGTTGCGAACTCTAGATCTATGTCCTTGCCACAAACAACATATACCGTGTCTGGAGGGATGGCCACAGCGCCAATTAGAGCCTCTGCTTCTGGAGCAAGGTCCACATCATTTATGAGAGCCTCAGTTTCTGGATCGATGCCCATGCCACTACCAAGAGCCACAGCCTCTGGATGTGGCATGGGTATGTCCATGCCACAAATGACAGCCACAGACTCTAGAGGGATGTCCACACCACTAATGAGGGCCTCAGGCCCTGGAACAATGTCCACACCACAGACAGCCTTTGGAGTGATGTCCACTCCGGAAATCAAAGCCACAGACTCTGGAGAGGCATCCACCTCTCACATTAACATCACAGCCTCTGGATCAAAGCCCACATCGCACATGACTGCCACAACTCCTGAAACTGCGAAACCACCACCAAAGGAAGTGCCATCCTTCGGAATGTTGACCCCAGCACTCTGCTACCTCTTAGAAGAGCAGGAAGCAGCCCGGGGCTCATGCTCTGTGGAGGAAGAGATGGAGATTGATGAGGAGAAGCAAATGAAGGGGTTTTTGGAC
This region includes:
- the RTL9 gene encoding retrotransposon Gag-like protein 9, encoding MSIPLHSLRFNNTMREENIEPQNKQMAFCRPMTETRADVQILHSHVQLPIVSTSASDPGGTSTQLMTSPVFDTMSAPLMGVPNSGALSPPLMPASDSGALSPLLMPASDSGALSPLLMPALDSGTLSPLLSTSEYGVMSPGMMTIPDFGTMSATLMVAPDSAEISPLATPAPSSGAVCTPIMSTSSSEAMSTPLMLAPDSGEISPILMQDMNPGVMSTQPVPAPSSEAMSPLQITDEDTEAMSKVLMTALASGEISSLLMSGTDSEAISSLIMSAVASGGTSPQPTSTQNSGGIPTPLMSDLDSGIMSSLLMSSPGSEVMSTLLLSVPDAGEMSTLPKPAPDAEAMSPALMTALPSGVMPTQTMPAPGSGVMSPWSTQNVDSEMMSNPPVRATASGVMSAPPVRALDSGAMSTPLMGAPASGNMSTLQKTVPASGAMTTSLMTLPSSGVMSTEQMSATASRVMSAQLTMAKTSGAMPTGSMKAVAKQHKRATASGKMSTPLRKDPTSGAMSTQPVMATASETMSMPQLTVPASGSMSMLQMRAPVSEAMSMPQMRTMASGLTSAEQMKAMTSGAMSTPLMTAQTSGSTSTLLMRDTASGVMSCPQMRSLASGALSKPLMTPKASGTMFTEKMTTTASEAMPTLLMRDTVSGALSMPQMTDTASGGLSASLMRDTASGAMSTSQMTATVSGGMSMPLMRAQDPGVMPASLMRAKASGKMLSQPMSTQDPGGMSMSPMRSMTAGGMQMNSPTSDVMSTPTVRAWTSETMSTPLMRTSDSGERPSLLTRASSSGEMSLPLMKAPASGEIATPLRSPAYGAMSAPQMTATASGMMSSMPQVKAPISGTMSMPLTRSTASGGMSMPLMRAPDSRVTSTSQMMPTASGDMCTLPVRAPASGGASSPLVRAPASGTMSTPLRRPSACETVSTELMRASASGHMSTAQTTAMVSGGMSKPLMRAPASGTMPMPLMSAMASGEMSMPLMETMASGATSTLQSSVANSRSMSLPQTTYTVSGGMATAPIRASASGARSTSFMRASVSGSMPMPLPRATASGCGMGMSMPQMTATDSRGMSTPLMRASGPGTMSTPQTAFGVMSTPEIKATDSGEASTSHINITASGSKPTSHMTATTPETAKPPPKEVPSFGMLTPALCYLLEEQEAARGSCSVEEEMEIDEEKQMKGFLDDSERMAFLVSLHLGAAERWFILQMEVGEPLSHENKSFLRRSQGIYDSLSEIDILSAVLCHPKQGQKSVRQYATDFLLLARHLSWSDAILRTRFLEGLSEAVTTKMGRIFLKVAGSLKELIDRSLYTECQLAEEKDSPGNSSQVLPTACKRNNEEAMGNELSSQQQTEEHQHVSKRCYYLKEHGDPQEGLHDHLGQSTGHHQKAHTNK